Proteins encoded in a region of the Mycolicibacterium duvalii genome:
- a CDS encoding DUF808 domain-containing protein gives MSAGLFALLDDVAMLARLAAASVDDIGAAAGRATAKAAGVVIDDTAVTPQYVHGIAAERELPIIKRIAIGSLRNKLVFILPAALLLSQFLPWLLTPILMLGATYLCYEGAEKVWGRITGHDAHAAPVAMVGPDAERQMTSGAIRTDFILSAEIMVIALDEVADQSFFPRLIILVVVAFVITAVVYGVVAGIVKMDDIGLSLAQRSSTFVQKVGRGLVKGMPKLLSALAVIGTVAMLWVGGHILLVGTDELGWHWPYSMVHHAEDAVHHVAAVGGVLGWLVNTAASAVIGLIVGAIVVAVMHVLPFGRKESGHA, from the coding sequence ATGAGCGCAGGATTGTTCGCGCTCCTCGACGACGTCGCGATGCTCGCCCGGCTGGCCGCGGCCTCGGTCGACGACATCGGGGCGGCCGCCGGACGCGCCACGGCCAAGGCCGCCGGCGTGGTGATCGACGACACCGCCGTGACGCCGCAGTACGTGCACGGCATCGCCGCCGAGCGAGAACTGCCGATCATCAAGCGCATCGCGATCGGATCGCTGCGCAACAAGCTGGTGTTCATCCTGCCCGCGGCGCTGCTGCTCAGTCAGTTCCTGCCCTGGCTGCTGACACCGATCCTGATGCTGGGCGCGACGTATCTGTGTTACGAGGGCGCGGAAAAGGTCTGGGGCCGGATCACCGGCCATGACGCGCATGCGGCTCCGGTCGCGATGGTGGGCCCGGACGCCGAACGGCAGATGACCTCCGGCGCCATCCGCACCGACTTCATCCTGTCCGCCGAGATCATGGTGATCGCGCTGGACGAGGTGGCCGATCAGTCTTTCTTCCCGCGGCTGATCATTCTCGTCGTGGTGGCGTTCGTGATCACCGCGGTGGTGTACGGCGTCGTCGCCGGCATCGTGAAGATGGACGACATCGGGCTGAGCCTCGCCCAACGGTCCTCGACGTTCGTCCAGAAGGTCGGGCGGGGACTGGTCAAGGGCATGCCCAAACTGCTCAGCGCGCTCGCGGTGATCGGCACGGTGGCAATGCTGTGGGTCGGCGGCCACATCCTGCTGGTGGGCACCGACGAACTGGGCTGGCACTGGCCCTACAGCATGGTCCACCACGCCGAAGATGCCGTGCACCACGTCGCCGCTGTCGGCGGGGTGCTCGGCTGGCTGGTCAATACCGCAGCGTCGGCGGTCATCGGGTTGATCGTCGGGGCGATCGTGGTGGCGGTGATGCATGTGCTGCCGTTCGGCCGCAAGGAATCCGGCCACGCTTAA
- a CDS encoding GNAT family N-acetyltransferase has protein sequence MTDVLPVLPRELTELSDDVRAVPAPPIPRLAEPYATRVVDAEADAEMIAEWMNRPHLAEAWEYDRPAAWWRGYLRAQLAGDYSRPVLVSLHGEDRGYVEVYRAAKDSIATRYAADPYDLGLHAAIADLDLVNRGFGPLLLPQVAAGLFALEPRCRRMMFDPDHRNRTARRLCESANCEFLGVHEMSNRTMALYALHRPA, from the coding sequence ATGACTGACGTATTGCCCGTGCTGCCTCGGGAGCTCACCGAGCTCAGCGACGATGTCCGCGCTGTCCCGGCGCCACCGATCCCGCGGCTGGCCGAGCCGTACGCGACGCGGGTGGTCGATGCCGAGGCCGACGCCGAGATGATCGCGGAGTGGATGAACCGTCCGCACCTGGCCGAGGCGTGGGAGTACGACCGGCCGGCGGCGTGGTGGCGCGGATATCTGCGCGCGCAGCTGGCGGGCGACTACTCACGTCCGGTGCTCGTCAGCCTGCACGGCGAAGACCGCGGCTACGTCGAGGTCTATCGGGCCGCCAAGGACTCCATCGCGACCCGGTATGCGGCCGACCCGTATGACCTCGGTCTGCATGCCGCCATCGCCGATCTCGACCTGGTCAACCGCGGGTTCGGCCCGCTGCTGCTGCCGCAGGTGGCTGCCGGCCTGTTCGCACTCGAACCCCGCTGCCGGCGCATGATGTTCGACCCCGACCATCGCAACAGGACGGCGCGCCGGTTGTGTGAGTCCGCCAACTGCGAGTTCCTCGGCGTCCACGAGATGTCCAACCGCACGATGGCCCTCTACGCGCTGCATCGGCCGGCCTGA
- the crcB gene encoding fluoride efflux transporter CrcB, producing MTAVAVWLGVGVLGGCGALLRFLVDRAVSRRSSWAFPLGTFVVNVSGAFLLGFFAGLAFSPHVALLAGTAFVGAYTTFSTWMFETQRLAEERQLWPAFANIAASVLVGLAAAWAGQQLGVRL from the coding sequence GTGACCGCGGTTGCGGTCTGGCTCGGCGTCGGTGTCCTCGGCGGATGCGGGGCGCTCCTGCGGTTCCTCGTCGACCGCGCGGTGTCCCGACGCTCGTCATGGGCGTTTCCGCTCGGGACGTTCGTGGTCAACGTCAGCGGCGCCTTCCTGTTGGGGTTCTTCGCCGGGCTGGCGTTCTCACCGCACGTCGCGCTGTTGGCCGGCACCGCCTTCGTCGGCGCCTACACCACGTTCTCCACCTGGATGTTCGAGACCCAGCGGCTGGCTGAGGAGCGCCAGCTCTGGCCGGCCTTCGCCAACATCGCGGCCAGCGTGCTCGTCGGGCTGGCGGCGGCGTGGGCGGGTCAGCAACTGGGGGTCCGGCTATGA
- a CDS encoding MFS transporter, with protein sequence MTSRSSRAEGDCPPTDKRRLPREVWVLVVANVVVALGYGVVAPVLPQYARHFGVSISAATFVITAFAVMRLVGAPPAGLLVQRLGERRVYISGLIIVALSTAACAFAETYWQLLLFRSLGGVGSAMFTVSSLGLMIRISPADARGRVAGLFSSGFMIGSVGGPILGSLTAGFGLSAPFLIYGAALLVAATVVFVSLRNSAVVGRPDTDDEAPVSFRTVFRHRAYRAALVSNFATGWASFGLRIALVPLFVVEVLGRGPGAAGLALTAFAVGNISVVIPSGYLSDRLGRRKLLIFGLTLAAVSTALVGFTTSLPVFLAAAYVAGAATGIFISPQQAAVADVVGNKSRGGTAVATFQMMADFGSIGGSLLVGLIAQYTSYGWAFLTSGVILAVAALFWIFAPETRPPRRHEHTEVRPLGPEAGGEVP encoded by the coding sequence GTGACCTCGCGGTCCTCACGCGCGGAGGGTGACTGTCCGCCCACGGACAAGCGCCGACTGCCCCGCGAAGTCTGGGTTCTGGTGGTCGCCAACGTCGTCGTGGCACTGGGTTACGGCGTGGTGGCGCCGGTGCTGCCGCAGTACGCCCGGCACTTCGGGGTCAGCATCAGCGCGGCGACGTTCGTCATCACCGCGTTCGCGGTGATGCGGCTGGTCGGCGCGCCGCCGGCCGGGTTGCTGGTCCAGCGGCTGGGGGAGCGGCGGGTCTACATCAGCGGGCTCATCATCGTCGCGTTGTCGACCGCGGCGTGCGCGTTTGCCGAAACCTATTGGCAGCTACTGCTTTTCCGCTCGTTGGGCGGTGTCGGGTCGGCGATGTTCACGGTGTCGTCGCTGGGGTTGATGATCCGGATCTCGCCGGCGGACGCCCGCGGCCGGGTGGCGGGCCTGTTCTCGTCGGGCTTCATGATCGGTTCGGTCGGCGGCCCTATTCTGGGCAGCCTGACCGCGGGCTTCGGGCTGTCGGCGCCGTTCTTGATCTACGGCGCCGCGCTGCTGGTCGCGGCGACCGTGGTGTTCGTCAGCCTGCGCAACTCCGCGGTGGTCGGCCGGCCCGACACCGACGACGAAGCCCCGGTGTCGTTTCGCACCGTTTTCCGGCACCGGGCGTACCGGGCCGCGCTGGTGTCGAACTTCGCGACCGGGTGGGCCTCGTTCGGTCTGCGGATCGCGCTGGTACCGCTGTTCGTCGTCGAAGTGCTGGGGCGAGGGCCGGGCGCGGCCGGCCTGGCGCTGACCGCGTTCGCGGTCGGCAACATCTCGGTGGTCATCCCCAGCGGCTACCTGTCCGACCGGCTAGGGCGGCGCAAACTGCTGATCTTCGGGCTGACCCTGGCGGCCGTGTCCACCGCGCTGGTCGGCTTCACGACCTCGCTGCCGGTGTTCCTGGCGGCGGCGTACGTGGCCGGCGCGGCGACGGGCATCTTCATCTCCCCGCAGCAGGCCGCCGTCGCCGACGTCGTGGGTAACAAGTCGCGGGGCGGGACCGCGGTCGCGACGTTCCAGATGATGGCCGATTTCGGTTCGATCGGCGGATCGCTGCTGGTCGGGCTGATCGCGCAGTACACGTCCTACGGCTGGGCGTTCCTGACCAGTGGCGTCATCCTCGCGGTCGCGGCGCTCTTCTGGATCTTCGCGCCCGAGACCAGACCGCCGCGGCGCCACGAGCACACCGAAGTCCGGCCGCTGGGGCCCGAGGCCGGCGGCGAAGTGCCGTGA
- a CDS encoding DUF190 domain-containing protein has protein sequence MTGELMTLTARFAERDRRNGRFLIEEMLAMCEQLGVATSIALRGIGGFGPTHVARSDRALTLSEDPPAVLIALDSEDVMRGLADEVAMMIRRGVVTLQRDRPRPDLPADAVVRVSLYLGRRHRVAGNPGHVAVCAALHRLGFTAAEVLLGVDGTIGGRRRRAHFIGRNADVPLRISAVGTVPQLDAARAELLAQLPAAPITVDPVVVCRSAGNALAPIPEPNESGYLKLIVRTAEDTLYDGRPIHRGLITRLMAAGHVGGATSVRGIWGYLNGEAPHGDRFLSLTRHVPVVTSIVDTAESIARSFPIVEELTGSGGLVTCEPVDAAVSRDDGRSRGRLGPAG, from the coding sequence ATGACCGGCGAGTTGATGACGCTGACCGCGCGGTTCGCCGAACGGGACCGCCGCAACGGGCGATTCCTCATCGAGGAGATGCTTGCCATGTGCGAGCAGCTCGGTGTCGCCACCAGCATCGCGCTGCGCGGCATCGGGGGCTTCGGCCCGACCCACGTCGCCCGCAGCGACCGAGCGCTGACGCTGTCGGAGGACCCCCCGGCCGTGCTCATCGCCCTGGACAGCGAGGACGTCATGCGCGGTCTGGCCGACGAGGTGGCGATGATGATCCGCCGCGGCGTGGTCACGCTGCAGCGGGACCGCCCGCGCCCCGACCTTCCCGCCGATGCGGTGGTCCGCGTGTCGCTGTACCTCGGGCGACGGCACCGCGTGGCCGGCAACCCGGGACACGTCGCGGTGTGCGCAGCACTGCACCGGCTGGGTTTCACCGCTGCCGAGGTGCTGCTCGGGGTGGACGGCACGATCGGTGGCCGACGTCGACGCGCCCACTTCATCGGTCGCAACGCCGATGTCCCGCTGCGGATCTCGGCGGTCGGCACGGTGCCACAACTCGACGCGGCCCGCGCCGAACTGCTCGCGCAGCTGCCTGCTGCGCCGATCACCGTGGATCCGGTGGTGGTGTGCCGCTCCGCGGGTAACGCCCTGGCCCCGATCCCGGAGCCCAATGAGTCGGGGTACCTGAAGCTGATCGTGCGTACCGCCGAGGACACCCTCTATGACGGTCGACCGATCCACCGCGGTCTGATCACCCGGTTGATGGCCGCCGGCCACGTCGGCGGGGCAACGTCGGTGCGGGGCATCTGGGGCTACCTGAACGGTGAGGCCCCGCACGGCGACCGCTTCCTGAGCCTGACCCGGCATGTGCCCGTGGTGACGAGCATCGTCGACACCGCCGAGAGCATCGCGCGCAGTTTCCCGATCGTCGAGGAGCTCACGGGCAGTGGCGGCCTGGTCACGTGCGAACCGGTCGACGCCGCGGTGTCCCGCGACGACGGTCGCAGCCGTGGGCGCCTCGGACCGGCGGGGTGA
- a CDS encoding ABC transporter ATP-binding protein, producing MSVILQAHGLTKSFGGPPVLEHIDLELTAGTTTAVVGASGCGKTTLLRLIAGFETPDAGTIVLDGREVSGAATAVPPHRRSVGYVAQDGALFPHLTVGQNIAYGLPGRSRRGAVRAKVAELLDTVALSATFAERHPHELSGGQQQRVALARALARQPILMLLDEPFSALDTALRATTRKAVAEVLAEAGVTTLLVTHDQEEALSIADQVAVMRDGRFTQVGTPQQVYHGPSDRFTAEFLGECVFLPCSVSDGVADTLLGRVPVSASAIQGPATLLLRPEQLTATQLTDDGRPGSVGIATVLDVEFLGREVLLTIDLAGSPTPIVVRQGSVDPPTVSSKVAIDVHGSGVVLDEK from the coding sequence GTGAGCGTCATCCTGCAAGCCCACGGCCTGACGAAGTCCTTCGGCGGTCCGCCGGTGCTCGAACACATCGACCTCGAGTTGACCGCGGGCACCACGACCGCCGTGGTCGGCGCTTCGGGTTGCGGGAAGACGACGTTGCTGCGCTTGATCGCCGGGTTCGAGACACCCGACGCCGGCACCATCGTGCTCGACGGACGCGAGGTGTCGGGTGCCGCCACGGCGGTACCGCCGCACCGGCGCAGCGTCGGTTACGTCGCGCAAGACGGGGCACTCTTCCCTCACCTGACGGTCGGTCAGAACATCGCCTACGGGCTGCCCGGCCGCTCGCGTCGCGGTGCCGTACGCGCCAAGGTCGCCGAACTCCTCGACACGGTCGCGCTGAGCGCCACCTTCGCCGAGCGGCACCCGCACGAACTCTCCGGCGGGCAGCAGCAGCGGGTCGCCCTCGCCCGGGCCCTGGCCCGGCAACCGATCCTGATGCTGCTCGACGAACCGTTCAGCGCGCTCGACACCGCGCTACGGGCCACGACGCGCAAAGCGGTGGCCGAGGTCCTCGCCGAGGCCGGAGTCACCACGCTGCTGGTCACCCACGACCAGGAGGAGGCGCTGTCGATCGCCGATCAGGTGGCCGTCATGCGCGACGGCCGCTTCACCCAGGTCGGCACGCCGCAGCAGGTGTACCACGGGCCCAGTGACCGGTTCACCGCCGAATTCCTCGGAGAGTGCGTCTTCTTGCCGTGCTCGGTCAGCGACGGTGTCGCCGACACCCTGTTGGGCCGTGTCCCGGTGTCCGCGAGCGCGATTCAAGGGCCGGCGACGCTGTTGTTGCGGCCCGAGCAGCTGACCGCCACTCAGCTCACCGACGATGGCCGGCCCGGCAGCGTCGGGATCGCGACGGTGCTCGATGTCGAGTTCCTCGGCCGCGAGGTGCTGCTGACGATCGACCTCGCCGGGAGCCCGACACCGATCGTCGTGCGCCAGGGCAGCGTGGACCCGCCCACGGTGTCCAGCAAAGTCGCCATCGACGTGCACGGCAGCGGCGTGGTCCTCGACGAGAAGTGA
- a CDS encoding ABC transporter permease: MVVPLGYVIVSAVSTGPERAYQLLVRQRVGELLVNTVELVVVTVPLCVLLGVGAAWLIERTDLPGRELWRPLFVAPLAIPAFVNSYAWVGLIPSLHGLPAGVLVTTLSYFPFVYVPAAATLRRLDPALEESAAALGSNSAGVLFRVVLPQLRLAVLGGSLLIGVHLLAEYGAFAMVRFSTFTTAIFEQFQATFDGAAGSMLASVLVLLCLLMLTAESAARGQSRYARVGGGAPRSARPIALGSWRTSAVAALVALAGLSLGVPLYNIGRWLWAGGAQVWSAVDLGSALSQTIALAAVAAALTAALAFPVAWVAVYSRGPLARAVEGATFVTSSLPGIVTALALITATIQFLPPLYQTSALLIGAYVLLFLPRALVSLRAGLAQVPPSLEEASRSLGVTPAWSFLRVTLRLIAPAAAAGASLVFVAVATELTATLLLAPVGTRTLATWFWTYSSELDYAAAAPYALLLVALSIPVTFVLIRQATRAAAL, translated from the coding sequence ATGGTCGTGCCGCTCGGCTATGTCATCGTCTCGGCGGTCTCGACGGGGCCCGAACGTGCGTATCAACTGCTGGTCCGGCAGCGCGTCGGTGAGCTCCTGGTCAACACCGTGGAGCTGGTCGTCGTCACGGTGCCGTTGTGCGTGCTGCTCGGCGTCGGAGCGGCCTGGTTGATCGAGCGGACCGACCTTCCCGGCCGCGAGCTGTGGCGACCGCTGTTCGTCGCGCCGTTGGCGATCCCGGCGTTCGTCAACAGCTATGCCTGGGTGGGTCTGATCCCGTCGCTGCACGGCCTGCCGGCCGGTGTGCTGGTGACGACGCTGTCGTACTTCCCGTTTGTCTACGTGCCGGCGGCGGCGACACTGCGGCGGCTGGATCCTGCCCTCGAGGAGTCTGCCGCCGCCCTCGGATCGAACAGCGCCGGAGTGCTGTTCCGCGTCGTCCTCCCGCAGCTGCGGCTGGCGGTGCTCGGTGGGTCGCTGTTGATCGGGGTCCACTTACTCGCTGAGTACGGCGCGTTTGCGATGGTGCGGTTCAGCACCTTCACCACGGCGATCTTCGAGCAGTTCCAGGCGACCTTCGACGGTGCCGCAGGCAGCATGCTCGCGTCGGTTCTGGTCCTGCTGTGCCTGCTGATGCTGACCGCGGAGAGTGCAGCGCGGGGGCAGTCCCGCTATGCGCGGGTCGGCGGTGGCGCTCCCCGCTCGGCACGCCCGATCGCCTTGGGATCCTGGCGCACGTCGGCGGTGGCGGCGCTGGTCGCGCTGGCCGGGCTGTCCCTCGGTGTGCCGCTCTACAACATCGGCCGCTGGCTGTGGGCGGGCGGAGCACAGGTCTGGTCGGCTGTGGACCTCGGCTCGGCGCTGAGCCAGACGATCGCGCTGGCTGCGGTGGCAGCCGCGCTGACGGCCGCGCTGGCGTTTCCGGTGGCATGGGTCGCGGTGTACTCCCGGGGGCCGCTCGCCCGGGCCGTGGAGGGCGCAACCTTCGTGACCAGTTCCCTCCCCGGCATCGTGACGGCTCTGGCGTTGATCACCGCGACCATCCAGTTCCTTCCGCCGCTCTACCAGACCTCGGCCCTGCTGATCGGCGCCTACGTCTTGTTGTTCCTGCCCCGGGCGCTGGTGAGCCTGCGCGCGGGGCTGGCGCAGGTGCCGCCCTCCCTGGAGGAGGCGTCGCGCTCGCTGGGCGTCACCCCCGCGTGGAGCTTCCTGCGCGTGACTTTGCGCCTGATCGCCCCCGCAGCAGCGGCGGGCGCGTCTCTGGTGTTCGTCGCCGTGGCCACCGAGTTGACGGCGACGCTGTTGCTGGCCCCGGTCGGCACGCGGACCCTGGCCACGTGGTTCTGGACCTACAGCAGCGAGCTGGATTACGCGGCCGCCGCGCCGTATGCGTTGCTCCTGGTGGCGCTGTCGATTCCGGTGACCTTCGTGTTGATCCGGCAGGCGACGAGGGCGGCGGCGCTGTGA
- the pgm gene encoding phosphoglucomutase (alpha-D-glucose-1,6-bisphosphate-dependent), translated as MAANPRAGSPAQPEDLIDIAAVVTAYYTVSPDPDDVDQQVSFGTSGHRGSSLDAAFNEAHILATTQAIVEYRAAQGIDGPLFLGRDTHALSEPAWSSALEVLVANDVEVMVDSAGRYTPTPAISHAILGYNRGRTGGLADGIVVTPSHNPPRDGGFKYNPPNGGPADTDATGAIARRANEILRDGVAAVRRIPLTRALGSAHRHDYLDAYVADLPQVVDLHAISAEGIRIGADPLGGASVDYWAAIAERHNLELTVVNPLVDATWRFMTLDTDGKIRMDCSSPNAMAGLIANRNDYQIATGNDADSDRHGIVTPDGGLLNPNHYLAVAIDYLFAHRPDWAAQTAVGKTAVSSSIIDRVVAGLGRDLVEVPVGFKWFVDGLLGGTIGFGGEESAGASFLRRDGKVWTTDKDGIILALLAAEILAVTGSTPSQRYAALADRYGSPTYARIDAPADREQKARLAKLAPEQVSATELAGEPITAKLTAAPGNGAPLGGLKVTTENAWFAARPSGTEDVYKIYAESFRGPEHLAEVQQAAREVVAAVIS; from the coding sequence ATGGCGGCCAATCCCCGCGCCGGTTCGCCGGCGCAGCCCGAAGACCTCATCGACATCGCCGCGGTGGTGACGGCCTACTACACCGTGTCTCCCGACCCCGACGACGTGGACCAACAGGTCAGTTTCGGAACCTCCGGGCACCGCGGCTCCAGCCTCGACGCGGCGTTCAACGAGGCGCACATCCTGGCGACCACCCAGGCGATCGTCGAGTACCGCGCCGCGCAGGGGATCGACGGCCCGCTGTTCCTCGGCCGGGACACCCATGCGCTGTCCGAGCCGGCCTGGTCCTCAGCGCTGGAGGTACTGGTCGCCAACGACGTTGAGGTGATGGTGGATTCGGCGGGTCGCTACACCCCGACGCCGGCGATCAGCCACGCCATCCTGGGTTACAACCGCGGGCGGACGGGCGGGCTCGCCGACGGCATCGTGGTCACGCCGTCGCACAATCCGCCGCGCGACGGCGGGTTCAAGTACAACCCGCCCAACGGCGGTCCGGCCGATACCGATGCGACCGGTGCGATCGCCCGGCGGGCCAACGAGATCCTGCGCGACGGCGTGGCCGCGGTGCGGCGCATCCCGCTGACCCGCGCGCTGGGCAGCGCGCACCGCCACGACTATCTCGACGCCTACGTCGCTGATCTGCCCCAGGTGGTCGACCTGCACGCGATCAGCGCCGAAGGCATCCGCATCGGCGCCGACCCGCTGGGCGGCGCCAGCGTCGACTACTGGGCCGCGATCGCCGAGCGGCACAACCTCGAGCTGACCGTGGTGAACCCGCTCGTCGACGCGACATGGCGCTTCATGACACTCGACACGGACGGCAAGATCCGGATGGACTGCAGCTCGCCGAACGCGATGGCAGGGCTGATTGCGAATCGGAACGATTATCAGATCGCCACCGGCAACGACGCGGACTCCGACCGCCACGGCATCGTCACTCCCGACGGTGGACTGCTCAACCCGAACCACTACCTGGCGGTGGCCATCGACTACCTGTTCGCCCACCGGCCCGACTGGGCCGCGCAGACGGCGGTCGGCAAGACCGCGGTGAGTTCATCGATCATCGATCGGGTGGTGGCGGGGCTGGGCCGCGACCTGGTCGAGGTGCCCGTCGGGTTCAAGTGGTTCGTGGACGGACTGCTCGGCGGCACCATCGGTTTCGGCGGCGAGGAGAGCGCCGGCGCGTCGTTCCTGCGCCGCGACGGAAAGGTGTGGACCACCGACAAGGACGGCATCATCCTGGCGCTGCTGGCCGCCGAGATCCTCGCGGTGACCGGCTCCACACCGTCACAGCGCTACGCCGCACTCGCCGATCGGTACGGGTCGCCGACCTATGCCCGCATCGACGCGCCGGCCGACCGCGAGCAGAAGGCCCGCCTGGCCAAGCTGGCGCCCGAGCAGGTCAGTGCCACCGAGTTGGCCGGCGAACCGATCACCGCCAAGCTCACCGCCGCACCGGGTAACGGGGCCCCGCTGGGCGGTTTGAAGGTGACCACCGAGAACGCCTGGTTCGCCGCGCGACCGTCGGGAACCGAGGATGTCTACAAGATCTATGCCGAATCCTTCCGCGGCCCTGAGCATCTCGCCGAGGTTCAGCAGGCCGCCCGCGAGGTGGTGGCGGCGGTCATTTCGTGA
- the crcB gene encoding fluoride efflux transporter CrcB, translated as MAVDARELAAVFAGGALGTLARAGLEELAAPDPGHWPWPTFTANIVGAFLLGWFVTRLLERLPPSSYRRPLLGTGFCGGLTTFSTMQVETLKMLEHGHYGLAVGYTCASLGAGLVTVALATALARRARVIR; from the coding sequence ATGGCCGTCGACGCACGCGAGCTCGCCGCGGTGTTCGCCGGCGGCGCGCTGGGCACTCTGGCGCGCGCGGGTTTGGAGGAATTGGCCGCCCCGGACCCCGGTCACTGGCCGTGGCCGACGTTCACCGCCAACATCGTCGGCGCGTTCCTGCTCGGCTGGTTCGTGACCCGGCTGCTCGAACGGCTGCCACCGTCGAGCTATCGACGTCCGCTGCTCGGCACCGGGTTCTGCGGAGGGCTGACCACCTTCTCCACGATGCAGGTCGAGACGCTGAAGATGCTCGAGCACGGTCATTACGGGCTCGCTGTCGGATACACGTGCGCCAGCCTCGGGGCCGGTCTGGTGACGGTGGCGCTGGCGACCGCCCTCGCGCGCAGGGCCCGGGTGATCCGGTGA
- a CDS encoding DUF3297 family protein, which produces MPEDQNTDVPPNRLSVDPRSDFYSEEALSRDVGIRFNGVEKTNVHEYDVAAGWIRVEVPTAKDRRGNPMVIKLSGEVEPFYRQAE; this is translated from the coding sequence ATGCCTGAGGACCAGAACACCGACGTTCCGCCGAATCGCCTCTCCGTCGATCCGCGAAGCGACTTCTACAGCGAAGAGGCGCTCAGCCGCGACGTGGGAATTCGCTTCAACGGCGTCGAGAAGACCAACGTCCACGAGTACGACGTGGCCGCGGGTTGGATCCGTGTCGAAGTCCCGACCGCCAAGGATCGCCGCGGAAATCCGATGGTCATCAAGCTCAGCGGCGAAGTCGAACCCTTCTACCGCCAAGCGGAATAG
- a CDS encoding esterase/lipase family protein produces the protein MRTADMQALGDVAAEGLTVLNNLARGMHRGIAGRVFTSIGPTARPVELVHDAIAGAVYDALGVAGHRLPPALSAWAASGLAFDDDPALDERPGIAEAIAALNGIYGDELAERGSALAAPMSLRVAGRPVPLTAQAITAAYPRPTEELAVFVHGLCQTESSWRRPPRPDADIDDDRSYGERLAEDLGFTPLHIRYNTGLHISTNGRDLDKTLTRLLEIWPVPVRRIALIGHSMGGLVARSACHYGREQNRRWTRSTSQVVCLGSPHLGADLEKAVNAATWVMARLGETRAIAELLNLRSDGIKDLRFGALLDDDWGEADPDEFLRNRCSEVPFLPTASHHFVATSAAPAALGAVVGDHLVRPSSAAGRGRRRRLPFSEDAGLTMTGLHHFDLLNHPEIYAKIRHWLSA, from the coding sequence ATGCGCACAGCCGATATGCAGGCCCTCGGAGACGTCGCGGCAGAGGGCCTGACCGTCCTCAACAACCTGGCTCGCGGCATGCACCGCGGTATCGCGGGTCGCGTCTTCACCTCCATCGGCCCCACGGCCCGACCCGTCGAGCTCGTGCACGACGCGATCGCCGGCGCGGTGTACGACGCTCTCGGGGTCGCCGGACATCGTCTTCCGCCGGCGTTGAGCGCCTGGGCCGCGTCCGGGCTGGCCTTCGACGACGATCCGGCACTGGACGAGCGTCCGGGCATCGCCGAAGCCATCGCGGCGCTCAACGGGATCTACGGCGACGAACTCGCCGAGCGCGGGTCGGCGCTGGCCGCGCCGATGTCTTTGCGGGTCGCCGGCCGCCCCGTCCCCCTCACGGCCCAGGCGATCACCGCCGCCTATCCGCGGCCGACCGAAGAGCTCGCGGTCTTCGTGCACGGGCTGTGCCAGACCGAGTCGTCGTGGCGGCGGCCGCCTCGACCCGACGCCGACATCGACGACGACCGTTCCTATGGCGAACGGCTCGCCGAGGATCTCGGGTTCACGCCGCTCCACATCCGCTACAACACCGGCCTGCACATCTCGACCAATGGACGCGACCTCGACAAGACGCTGACCCGGCTCCTGGAAATCTGGCCGGTCCCGGTGCGCCGCATCGCGTTGATCGGCCACTCGATGGGCGGTTTGGTGGCGCGCAGCGCCTGCCACTACGGCCGTGAGCAGAATCGGCGCTGGACCAGAAGCACCAGTCAGGTCGTCTGCCTGGGGTCGCCGCACCTGGGCGCCGATCTGGAGAAGGCGGTCAATGCCGCCACCTGGGTCATGGCCAGGCTCGGCGAGACCCGGGCGATCGCCGAACTGCTCAATCTGCGCAGCGACGGCATCAAAGATCTACGATTCGGAGCTCTGCTCGACGACGACTGGGGCGAGGCCGACCCCGACGAGTTCCTACGGAACCGGTGTTCGGAAGTGCCTTTCCTGCCTACTGCGTCTCACCATTTCGTCGCGACCTCGGCCGCTCCCGCCGCCCTCGGCGCCGTCGTCGGCGACCACCTTGTCCGTCCGTCGAGCGCGGCCGGGCGGGGACGCCGGCGACGGCTTCCCTTCTCGGAGGACGCGGGCCTGACCATGACCGGCCTGCACCATTTCGATCTGCTCAATCACCCGGAGATCTACGCGAAGATCCGGCACTGGCTCAGCGCGTGA